The Microbacterium limosum genome contains a region encoding:
- a CDS encoding 4-carboxy-4-hydroxy-2-oxoadipate aldolase/oxaloacetate decarboxylase — protein MSDKVVVTDIVRADRAIVDALAPLGSATVHEAMGRVGYAGPGIRPIQRDAAVAGTAVTVSVAPGDNLMVHAAIEQARDGDVIVVVPVTDSPYGFIGELMATQMQVRGVRAYVTSGGVRDTAELRSMGFPVWTAHVSAEGTVKDTAGAVNVPVVLGGAVVHPGDIVVADDDGVTIVPRQRAAQTLGAATARAEREAAVRTRYAAGEISMDVNALRPVLDTLGVTYISQAEFDGR, from the coding sequence ATGTCCGACAAGGTCGTCGTCACCGACATCGTCCGTGCCGACCGCGCGATCGTCGACGCCCTCGCCCCGCTCGGCTCCGCGACGGTCCACGAGGCGATGGGCCGCGTCGGGTACGCAGGCCCCGGCATCCGGCCGATCCAGCGGGATGCCGCGGTCGCCGGCACCGCCGTCACGGTGTCCGTCGCGCCGGGGGACAACCTCATGGTCCACGCCGCGATCGAGCAGGCGCGGGACGGCGATGTGATCGTGGTGGTGCCCGTGACCGACTCGCCCTACGGGTTCATCGGGGAGCTGATGGCGACGCAGATGCAGGTGCGCGGCGTGCGCGCCTACGTCACGAGCGGAGGCGTCCGCGACACCGCGGAACTGCGCTCGATGGGCTTCCCCGTGTGGACCGCCCACGTCAGCGCGGAAGGGACCGTGAAGGACACCGCGGGCGCGGTCAACGTCCCGGTCGTCCTCGGCGGAGCCGTCGTGCATCCCGGGGACATCGTCGTCGCCGACGACGATGGCGTCACGATCGTTCCCCGGCAGCGGGCCGCGCAGACCCTCGGGGCCGCCACGGCGCGGGCCGAACGCGAGGCCGCGGTGCGCACGCGGTACGCGGCGGGGGAGATCTCGATGGATGTGAATGCGCTGCGACCCGTGCTCGACACGCTCGGCGTCACCTACATCAGCCAGGCGGAGTTCGATGGCCGCTGA
- the ligM gene encoding vanillate/3-O-methylgallate O-demethylase: protein MARNLQELLDDKGNIVQMLRDSQLGTYIYPVVPAEFSNWRREQRAWRNTAVLYDQSHHMVNFFMSGPGAIKLISDTAINSVANFPLDTAKQYVPTASNGGVIGDGILFREGEDDYVYVGRAPAANWLQFHAETGGYDLEFRYDDRSPSRPYGKAVSREYYRFQIQGPNAWAIIEKLNGGPMEKVRFFHMGHMTIGGHEVRTLRHGMAGAPGLELWGPYEHHGAVRDAILEAGAEFGIEPCGSRAYSSNTLESGWIPSPLPAIYSSEAERAYREWLPADSYEAINALAGSFVSDNIEDYYLSPWELGYGSFVKFDHDFIGRDALEKVDPEAQRKKVTLAWNDEDLSKILTTVLKRDGKEYKFFDLPNANYGSSNYDSVIDADGNTVGLSLFTGVTANENRGLSLATVDRDVPIGAEVRVVWGEPDGGSKKTTVEPHEQIAVRAVVSPVPYAETARQEYQGGWRTTGTL, encoded by the coding sequence ATGGCACGCAATCTTCAGGAGCTGCTGGATGACAAGGGGAACATCGTCCAGATGCTCCGCGACTCGCAGCTGGGCACGTACATCTACCCCGTCGTTCCCGCCGAGTTCAGCAACTGGCGCCGGGAGCAGAGGGCCTGGCGCAACACCGCGGTGCTGTACGACCAGAGCCACCACATGGTCAACTTCTTCATGTCGGGCCCCGGCGCCATCAAGCTGATCAGCGACACCGCGATCAACTCCGTCGCGAACTTCCCGCTCGACACGGCGAAGCAGTACGTCCCGACGGCGAGCAACGGAGGCGTGATCGGCGACGGCATCCTCTTCCGCGAGGGAGAGGACGACTACGTCTACGTCGGCCGCGCACCCGCCGCCAACTGGCTGCAGTTCCACGCCGAGACCGGGGGCTACGACCTCGAGTTCCGCTACGACGACCGCTCCCCGTCGCGCCCGTACGGCAAGGCAGTGAGCCGCGAGTACTACCGCTTCCAGATCCAGGGCCCCAACGCCTGGGCGATCATCGAGAAGCTCAACGGCGGCCCCATGGAGAAGGTGCGGTTCTTCCACATGGGCCACATGACGATCGGCGGCCACGAGGTGCGCACGCTGCGCCACGGCATGGCCGGCGCGCCCGGGCTCGAGCTGTGGGGTCCGTACGAGCACCACGGCGCCGTGCGCGACGCGATCCTCGAGGCCGGCGCCGAGTTCGGCATCGAGCCCTGCGGTTCGCGGGCCTACTCCTCCAACACCCTCGAGTCGGGCTGGATCCCCTCGCCGCTACCCGCCATCTACTCCAGCGAGGCCGAGCGCGCCTACCGCGAGTGGCTGCCGGCCGACAGCTACGAGGCGATCAACGCCCTTGCCGGCTCGTTCGTCTCCGACAACATCGAGGACTACTACCTCAGCCCCTGGGAGCTCGGCTACGGCTCGTTCGTGAAGTTCGACCACGACTTCATCGGCCGCGACGCGCTCGAGAAGGTCGACCCGGAGGCCCAGCGCAAGAAGGTCACCCTCGCGTGGAACGACGAGGACCTGAGCAAGATCCTCACGACCGTCCTCAAGCGCGATGGCAAGGAGTACAAGTTCTTCGACCTCCCGAACGCCAACTACGGCTCGTCGAACTACGACTCGGTCATCGACGCCGACGGCAACACGGTGGGCCTGTCGCTGTTCACGGGCGTCACCGCCAACGAGAACCGCGGCCTGTCGCTGGCCACGGTCGACCGCGATGTGCCGATCGGCGCCGAGGTGCGCGTGGTGTGGGGCGAGCCCGACGGCGGATCGAAGAAGACGACGGTCGAGCCGCACGAGCAGATCGCCGTCCGCGCCGTGGTCAGCCCCGTGCCGTACGCCGAGACGGCCCGCCAGGAGTACCAGGGCGGGTGGCGCACGACCGGCACGCTGTAA
- a CDS encoding LysR family transcriptional regulator, with product MDLNLVRVFVAVAETRSLTAAAARLYVTQPAVSQALAKLRRDLDDPLFQRSGREMVPTPLALSVYPGFRDAIAGIDRTVDAVHRFDPASSQRLFRIALSELGEIGWIPAIHRAVAERAPGMRLEVVPMDVAELPEWLGRGSVDLAVTPAPVPGEFAQTVLKSQAYGVAVSQRHPLARGEVGLADYLAAEHVRVASDSGAANVDAALRRVAAPPPPRVSINHFAALPPLLAGRSGLVATVPDTIAAGWAESWRLVVRPLPFEMAPVDVRLYRRSTTQHAAALDWLFATVAGAIRGSSGQFGVIHGDAVAAG from the coding sequence ATGGACCTGAACCTCGTGCGCGTCTTCGTGGCGGTCGCGGAGACGCGCAGTCTCACGGCGGCGGCGGCCCGTCTCTACGTCACCCAGCCGGCGGTCAGCCAGGCGCTGGCGAAGCTGCGGCGCGACTTGGATGATCCGCTCTTCCAGCGCTCCGGCCGGGAGATGGTTCCCACGCCGCTCGCACTCTCGGTGTACCCGGGCTTTCGCGACGCGATCGCCGGGATCGATCGCACGGTCGATGCGGTGCACCGGTTCGACCCCGCCTCGTCGCAGCGACTGTTCCGGATCGCGCTGTCGGAACTGGGGGAGATCGGGTGGATCCCCGCGATACACCGCGCTGTCGCGGAGCGGGCGCCCGGCATGCGTCTCGAGGTCGTGCCGATGGATGTCGCGGAGCTGCCGGAATGGCTCGGCAGGGGCAGTGTCGATCTCGCCGTCACCCCGGCCCCGGTGCCGGGGGAGTTCGCCCAGACGGTGCTGAAGTCGCAGGCCTACGGGGTGGCGGTGTCCCAGCGGCACCCCCTCGCGCGGGGCGAGGTGGGCCTTGCCGACTACCTCGCCGCCGAGCACGTGAGGGTCGCGAGCGATTCGGGTGCGGCGAATGTCGACGCCGCTCTGCGACGCGTGGCCGCGCCTCCGCCGCCGCGGGTGTCCATCAACCACTTCGCGGCGCTCCCGCCGCTGCTCGCGGGGCGCTCGGGTCTCGTGGCCACGGTCCCCGACACGATCGCCGCGGGGTGGGCCGAGAGCTGGCGCCTGGTCGTCCGCCCGCTGCCGTTCGAGATGGCGCCCGTGGATGTGCGGCTCTACCGGCGTTCCACGACCCAGCACGCCGCCGCGCTGGACTGGTTGTTCGCCACGGTCGCCGGTGCCATCCGGGGGTCCTCCGGCCAGTTCGGCGTGATCCACGGCGACGCCGTCGCCGCGGGGTAG